The stretch of DNA TGACGAAGCTCAAGTTGCGCTGCAGCAGCAAGACTGGGATGAGGCGACGGCGCAATTGCGAGCCCTAGGGCAACTGCAAAACGACTATTGGCGACAGCAAAAGGTAGATGCCCTCGCCCAACAAATCTTGCTAGAGCAAGAAGCTTGGCGGGTGCTGCAGCAGGCCCGGCAGCTAGCTGCCCAGCCCAATCCTGAGCAACTGGGCGCTGCGCTGCGGTTGGTGCAGACGATTTCGCCCCAGAGCTATGCTTGGCGGGCCGGGGAGGCGGAACTGAATCGCTGGAGCCAGCTTTTGATCAGCTACGGAATGCAGCAGTGGGAGCAGGGTAACCTAGAGGAAGCGATCGCCCTTGTGGAACCGGTGCCGCCGGATCCGAATCTTGCACCAGAGGCCTACGATTTTCTGCAGTTTAGCTATGCCCAGCGGCGGGCTAAGGTGGATATTGGTTTTTGGAAGCCTACCCTAGCCCATCTGGTAGGATTGCTGGAGGCGATCGCCACAGCGCAGCAGATTCGCCCCGAAAGTCCGTTTTATGACCAAGCCCAAGCCAGTTTGGTGCAGTGGCAGGCTCAGGTAGAAGACGGTCTGCACCTCAACCTTTCTGATGCTATTGCCCAATTGGGTAGCCAGACGGCCTTAGATCTAGCGATCGCCTATGCAGGGCAGATCGAAGCCGATCGTCCGCGTCGCCTCCAGGCCCAGACCTTGGTGGCCCATTGGCAACAAGAAATCCAACGCCTAGAAGACCGACCGATCTTGCTACAGGCTCAGCAACTGGCCGGGGAAAACACCATTCCTAGTTTGCAAGCGGCCATCACCCAAGCCCAGCAGATTTCCCAAGAACGGGCTTTGCGGATTGAGGCCCAAACCGCGATCGCCACCTGGCGCAAGCGCATCGAGTTGATTGAAGATCAGCCCTTGCTCGACGAAGCGATCGCCCTGGCTCAAGAGGGTCGTTTATCCGATGCCATTCGGGCCGCCCAGCGGATTGACAGCGATCGCGCCCTCTATGCCGACGCCCAAGGGCAAATCCAAGCCTGGCAGTCTAGTTTACGCAACCAAGCGATCGCCACCGACCAGCCGCTGCTGGATGAAGCCTATTCCCTGGCTGCCCGCCAGTGGTATTCTGCAGCGATCGATGCGGCATCCCGCATTGGCCCCGATCGCCCTTTGTACGGCGATGCTCAGGCTGCCATCGGGCAATGGCGTATCGAACGGGATGCCTTGCTGCAGCAGTGGGGCGTGCAGTCAGCCCAAAGCTCCCCAGAACCAGCCCCCAGCCGCTCGCAGCCAGCTAGCCCTGCGGATGACAATGTCTATCGAGACTATTACAGCCCCACACGCCCTTAAACCCTGGACTGCACACTAGGTGAACCTTAGCGATCGCTGTCAGGCTAGGGGAATTTAAGTTAAAGTAGGATTGAGTACGACTTAACGCGTAGCCTAGTCAGGGTCAGGCAAACGCTCGGACTCGTTGTGATCATTCAAACTATTCTTCCAAATCGTTTACTGAGATAATACAAGGGTACTTACTGGCTATGCAACAGGATGCGATCGCTCAAACCCCTCTTCGTTCCTTGGATGATGCTGTGGAACGATGTCAGACCCTTGGAATGCGCCTGAGTAAGCAACGACGTTTCATTTTAGAATTACTGTGGCAAGCCCAAGAGCATCTGTCTGCACGGGAAATTTACGATCGCCTCAACCAGCAAGGCAAAATTATTGGTCACACCTCGGTCTACCAAAATCTAGAGGCCCTATCCGATCGAGGGATTATTGAATG from Candidatus Obscuribacterales bacterium encodes:
- a CDS encoding Fur family transcriptional regulator, coding for MQQDAIAQTPLRSLDDAVERCQTLGMRLSKQRRFILELLWQAQEHLSAREIYDRLNQQGKIIGHTSVYQNLEALSDRGIIECIERSDGRLYGNISDPHSHVNCLDTQQIMDVHIELPADLLRQVEEKTGVRITQYSIDFYGYKAAQ